Proteins co-encoded in one Candidatus Binatus sp. genomic window:
- a CDS encoding phage major tail tube protein, producing the protein MNIQINSLTNANIYIDGVGLLGRAEEIEIANPKHKMIDYKGLGMAGTAELWAGVDKLESKIKWTSFDAGTLTMSTSPFLTHSFQARGNLEQYTSQGRSAQLPVVYLMTGIFKDAGSPTFRQHKMVETTSVISIYHCELYVAGVQIYLYDVFANIYVVGGVDQLSTFRSNLGG; encoded by the coding sequence ATGAATATCCAGATCAACTCACTGACTAACGCAAATATATACATCGACGGCGTCGGCCTGCTCGGCCGCGCCGAAGAGATCGAGATCGCCAATCCAAAGCACAAGATGATTGACTACAAGGGCCTGGGGATGGCCGGAACGGCTGAGCTGTGGGCGGGCGTGGACAAACTCGAGTCAAAAATCAAGTGGACCTCGTTCGACGCGGGTACGCTTACGATGTCAACCAGTCCGTTCCTGACCCATTCCTTCCAGGCGCGCGGAAATCTGGAACAGTACACCAGTCAGGGCCGAAGCGCGCAGCTCCCGGTCGTGTACCTGATGACGGGAATCTTCAAGGACGCCGGAAGTCCCACCTTCCGCCAGCATAAAATGGTTGAAACCACGTCGGTCATAAGTATCTATCACTGTGAGTTATACGTGGCGGGAGTCCAAATCTACTTGTACGACGTATTCGCCAATATCTACGTGGTTGGCGGCGTCGACCAACTGAGTACTTTCCGCTCAAATCTCGGCGGCTGA
- a CDS encoding phage tail sheath family protein, producing MPNGPVPVTVVKSAVIGLVGTAPSWAVRSPSVAPAPNAPALVSSARDAANFGPVVRGYSIPYALAAIQAQGAGQAIVVNVFDPAIHLTAIAATAFSFNPQGAINLGHMGVSNVVITSNPAATTYVADTDYTLDAVNGAIAIVPTGSGGHITAGASVLIAFDYADPSKVEDADVIGGFTSGVYTGIQAFQTTYGTMGFFPKILIAPGYSQDAAVATAIDAMATKIRAMALVDSPPSTEVAAAIANRGVVGNPFAASSNRTVLCYPQETFYDTGIVPTGVTLSASGTPLTSQFNANSVRPYSQWVAGAIAAKDLAQGYWWSPSNTPVTGMLGPDVTLYASILDASSDTNNLNAAGIVTVFNTFGTGLRVWGNRSAAYPASSAPDNLISVRRTMDVIEESLELAMLQFIDQPISNALIDAILASANAFIRSLIQRGALVAGAASFDPAENPATQVAAGQLVFDIDVMPPPPAERISFEAFIDVTLLQQLGQTSPITAAAGATS from the coding sequence GTGCCTAACGGGCCGGTCCCGGTCACGGTCGTCAAGTCTGCCGTGATTGGACTGGTGGGGACGGCGCCGTCATGGGCGGTGCGATCGCCGTCGGTCGCGCCGGCGCCCAACGCGCCGGCGCTGGTCTCGTCAGCGCGCGACGCTGCAAACTTCGGACCGGTGGTTCGCGGGTACTCGATTCCGTATGCGCTCGCGGCGATCCAGGCGCAGGGAGCGGGACAGGCGATCGTCGTCAACGTCTTCGATCCCGCAATACATCTCACGGCGATAGCCGCGACCGCATTCAGCTTCAACCCGCAGGGAGCTATCAACCTCGGCCACATGGGCGTGTCGAACGTGGTAATCACTAGTAATCCTGCCGCTACTACCTATGTCGCGGACACTGACTATACGCTCGACGCGGTGAATGGCGCGATTGCGATCGTGCCCACGGGATCGGGGGGACATATTACCGCCGGCGCCAGCGTGTTGATCGCATTCGACTATGCGGATCCGTCGAAGGTCGAGGACGCCGACGTGATTGGGGGATTCACAAGCGGCGTGTACACGGGGATTCAGGCATTTCAGACGACCTACGGGACGATGGGATTCTTTCCCAAGATTTTGATTGCGCCGGGTTACTCACAGGACGCCGCGGTTGCGACTGCAATCGATGCCATGGCGACCAAGATTCGCGCGATGGCGCTGGTCGATTCGCCGCCTTCGACCGAGGTGGCGGCCGCGATAGCCAATCGCGGCGTCGTGGGCAATCCCTTCGCAGCGTCGAGCAACCGAACAGTGCTCTGCTATCCGCAGGAAACGTTCTACGACACGGGAATCGTGCCGACTGGCGTCACGCTCAGCGCTTCAGGGACGCCGCTTACCTCGCAATTCAACGCGAACTCGGTCAGGCCGTATTCACAGTGGGTGGCCGGAGCGATCGCGGCCAAAGACCTGGCGCAGGGTTACTGGTGGTCGCCATCCAACACGCCGGTCACTGGAATGCTCGGGCCCGACGTTACGCTCTACGCATCTATTCTCGACGCGTCGTCCGACACCAACAATCTCAATGCGGCGGGAATCGTCACGGTGTTCAACACATTCGGCACCGGACTTCGGGTGTGGGGCAATCGGAGCGCGGCCTACCCGGCGTCAAGCGCGCCCGACAATTTAATTTCGGTACGCCGCACGATGGACGTAATCGAAGAATCGCTCGAGCTCGCGATGCTCCAGTTTATCGACCAGCCGATTTCGAACGCGCTGATCGACGCGATCCTCGCCAGCGCGAACGCGTTCATCAGGTCGCTTATCCAGCGCGGCGCACTGGTAGCCGGCGCGGCGAGCTTCGACCCGGCGGAAAATCCGGCCACGCAGGTCGCCGCCGGCCAGCTGGTCTTTGACATCGACGTAATGCCCCCGCCACCCGCGGAAAGAATCAGCTTTGAGGCATTCATAGACGTGACGTTGCTGCAGCAACTCGGACAGACGAGTCCGATAACTGCGGCGGCGGGAGCGACGTCGTAA
- a CDS encoding ABC transporter ATP-binding protein — MKSHPPVIEVTALRVEREAVILESIDWRVERGEHWAILGANGSGKTSLLRALTGYLPPTAGEIRVLGETYGRFDWRDLRTRIGLVSSSVHQMMEHNDGETALKAIVSGRYAQIGYWGEIRPGDRRAATAILRRIEARALRDRPWRFLSQGERQRVLIGRALMASPKLMILDEPCAGLDPVAREHFLQFLRRLARTRSAPTMVLVTHHVEEIVAIFSHVLVLKSGRVLAAGPRGRVLTSATLSSAFQAPVRLTRERGRYSLSVRPHSAIVI, encoded by the coding sequence ATGAAGTCCCATCCGCCCGTGATCGAGGTGACCGCGCTGCGCGTCGAGCGCGAGGCCGTAATCCTGGAGTCCATCGATTGGCGCGTCGAACGCGGCGAGCATTGGGCGATTCTCGGCGCCAACGGCTCGGGTAAAACTTCCCTGCTCCGCGCGCTGACCGGATACCTGCCACCGACCGCCGGGGAAATTCGCGTGCTCGGCGAGACTTACGGGCGCTTTGATTGGCGCGATCTGAGGACCCGGATCGGACTGGTCAGTTCAAGCGTGCATCAGATGATGGAACACAACGACGGCGAAACGGCTCTCAAAGCCATCGTCAGCGGACGCTACGCACAAATTGGCTACTGGGGCGAGATCCGCCCCGGCGACCGCCGCGCCGCCACCGCGATCCTGCGCCGCATCGAGGCCCGCGCGCTCCGCGATCGTCCGTGGCGATTTCTTTCCCAGGGCGAACGCCAGCGCGTCCTCATTGGCCGCGCCCTGATGGCCTCGCCGAAGCTCATGATCCTCGACGAACCGTGCGCCGGACTCGACCCCGTCGCCCGCGAGCACTTCCTGCAATTCCTGCGGCGCCTCGCCCGCACCCGCAGCGCGCCCACGATGGTCCTCGTCACCCATCACGTCGAGGAGATCGTCGCGATCTTCTCGCACGTACTCGTGCTCAAGTCGGGTCGCGTGCTCGCCGCCGGACCTCGCGGGCGCGTGCTCACTTCCGCAACGCTGTCCAGCGCGTTCCAGGCGCCAGTGCGCCTCACTCGTGAGCGCGGTAGATACTCGCTCTCGGTGCGCCCCCATTCCGCAATTGTAATATGA
- a CDS encoding choice-of-anchor D domain-containing protein, whose product MGGVLRAGVGALSAVRVLGQIDFIKTAVNFVDPIGMHAPAGVAIDQSAGHVLVADTQNNRVLGWKSIAAFVSGGAADLVMGQSDFNSSGCNQSAPAPDATRLCQPIGVAVDGSHNVYVGDTLNNRVLVFADPFAALSSTNQANDFAAFAVLGQAGSFFTNANGLSADSLNGPQGVAVDANGDLFVADAGNNRALVFFSPIPMSNVSGPPGNFGDATADVAIGQPNLVSGACNQGGIATLTTLCMARSLFFGVGIAVDGSGNLYVADTQNDRALEYNGPFGYGQTNNQTADLVFEGNNLAQPSGVAADSNGNFYVSSEPHNQVYEYTQPVLLDTAALLNLTIGPGAQNPNAGTLQFPMGLAIDAANNLYVADQANNRVLEFNEGGAPANKRANGAGGQIDLLHNAPNQVDAAGESAPGGIAVDASSDPPHRHLYVADSANNRVLGWNDVSSQVSAQPADIVFGQPDLYSYKCNDGVAGGDVGGLGPDSLCGPERMAVDQKGNLYVADSRNNRVLVYNTPFNPASGEPGAGDASADFVYGQGGAFTTRNCNLNGASATSLCNPAAVALDGAGNIYIADAWNNRVLEFAKAGNPPVASDALANRSYGQGAVSDFSDTQCADGVGHDPPPSNHGMCNPGGVALDMSGNLFIADTSNNRVIEIDAPLAGMQNATRVFGQAGDFTASGCNQGGSSAPGASTLCAPAGLMLDVLGNLWVADVSNDRVLEYDAPLGSDSAAAMVIGQGDGGNFTTAGCNRGIAPGDLNGVGADSLCSPGAVAVDSNIDLYVADTSNNRSLVYDGIIATPTATPTPTASATGTPSPTPTATMTTTATATASATATATATATPSATPTQTPEPGGKLMLSRRSIKFGKVAVGGQPATRTLKIKNGGTVTLMATVPRYGAPFPMSGGQFMVSPHGSTAVTIQFVPTAKGAAHGMIEITSSDPKHRTVEVKLSGTGK is encoded by the coding sequence ATGGGCGGGGTTTTGCGCGCGGGAGTCGGCGCGCTGAGCGCGGTCCGTGTGCTGGGGCAAATCGATTTCATCAAGACCGCGGTGAACTTTGTCGATCCGATCGGAATGCACGCGCCGGCGGGAGTGGCGATCGACCAGTCGGCCGGCCACGTGCTGGTGGCGGACACGCAGAACAATCGAGTGCTGGGATGGAAGAGCATCGCGGCGTTTGTATCCGGTGGCGCGGCAGACCTGGTGATGGGGCAGTCTGATTTCAATTCATCGGGATGCAATCAAAGTGCGCCCGCGCCGGACGCGACGCGGCTGTGCCAACCGATCGGAGTCGCGGTTGACGGATCACATAACGTGTATGTCGGCGATACGCTGAACAACCGGGTGTTGGTATTTGCAGATCCGTTTGCGGCGCTTTCCAGTACAAATCAAGCGAACGATTTTGCAGCTTTCGCGGTATTGGGGCAGGCCGGGAGCTTTTTCACGAACGCGAACGGCCTGAGCGCCGACAGTCTAAACGGTCCGCAGGGCGTGGCGGTCGATGCGAACGGCGATCTGTTCGTTGCCGACGCGGGTAATAATCGGGCGCTGGTGTTTTTCTCTCCGATTCCGATGAGCAACGTGAGCGGGCCGCCGGGGAATTTCGGCGACGCGACGGCGGACGTGGCGATTGGACAGCCCAACCTGGTCAGCGGAGCTTGCAACCAGGGCGGTATCGCGACTCTGACGACGCTGTGCATGGCGCGTTCGCTGTTTTTCGGGGTTGGGATTGCGGTCGATGGCAGCGGCAATCTCTACGTCGCCGACACGCAGAACGATCGGGCGCTGGAATACAATGGCCCGTTCGGCTACGGGCAGACCAACAATCAAACAGCCGACCTGGTTTTCGAGGGCAACAACCTGGCGCAACCGTCGGGGGTCGCAGCCGATTCGAACGGGAATTTTTATGTTTCATCGGAGCCTCACAACCAGGTGTACGAGTACACCCAGCCGGTCCTGCTGGACACGGCGGCACTGCTCAACCTGACGATCGGGCCCGGCGCGCAGAATCCAAATGCCGGGACGCTTCAGTTCCCGATGGGGCTGGCGATCGACGCGGCCAACAATCTCTATGTTGCCGACCAGGCGAACAACCGGGTGCTGGAGTTCAATGAGGGCGGTGCGCCGGCCAATAAGAGAGCCAACGGCGCGGGCGGGCAGATCGATCTGTTGCACAACGCGCCGAACCAGGTCGATGCGGCAGGCGAGAGCGCGCCGGGCGGAATCGCGGTGGACGCGTCGTCGGACCCGCCGCATCGCCATCTATACGTCGCCGACAGCGCGAACAATCGCGTGCTCGGATGGAATGACGTGTCGTCGCAGGTCAGTGCGCAGCCGGCGGATATCGTTTTTGGACAGCCCGACCTTTACTCGTACAAGTGCAATGACGGGGTGGCGGGAGGCGACGTTGGCGGGCTCGGCCCGGACAGTCTGTGCGGTCCGGAGCGCATGGCAGTCGATCAAAAGGGAAATCTGTACGTGGCGGATTCGCGCAACAATCGCGTGCTGGTGTACAACACGCCGTTCAACCCGGCCAGCGGCGAGCCGGGCGCGGGCGACGCGTCGGCGGATTTCGTTTACGGGCAGGGCGGGGCCTTCACGACCAGGAACTGCAATCTCAACGGCGCGAGTGCGACGAGCTTGTGCAATCCGGCGGCGGTGGCGCTCGACGGCGCGGGCAATATCTATATTGCGGACGCGTGGAACAATCGCGTGCTCGAGTTCGCGAAGGCCGGCAATCCGCCGGTCGCGTCGGATGCGCTTGCGAATCGGTCCTACGGACAGGGGGCGGTGTCTGATTTTTCCGATACGCAATGCGCCGACGGCGTGGGGCATGATCCGCCGCCAAGCAATCACGGGATGTGCAACCCGGGCGGCGTGGCGCTGGATATGTCGGGGAACCTGTTTATTGCGGACACGAGCAACAACCGGGTGATCGAAATCGACGCGCCGCTTGCGGGTATGCAGAACGCGACGCGGGTGTTCGGTCAGGCGGGCGACTTCACGGCGTCGGGATGCAATCAAGGCGGGTCTTCGGCGCCGGGCGCATCGACATTATGCGCACCGGCGGGATTGATGCTCGACGTGCTCGGCAACCTGTGGGTGGCCGACGTGAGCAACGATCGGGTACTCGAGTACGATGCGCCATTGGGCTCGGACAGCGCGGCGGCGATGGTGATCGGACAGGGCGACGGCGGCAATTTCACGACCGCGGGATGCAATCGGGGAATTGCGCCGGGCGACTTGAACGGAGTTGGCGCGGACAGCCTGTGCTCGCCCGGCGCGGTGGCGGTCGATTCGAATATCGATCTCTACGTGGCGGACACGAGCAACAACCGATCGTTGGTCTATGACGGGATAATCGCGACGCCCACGGCGACTCCGACGCCGACCGCAAGCGCGACCGGCACACCTTCGCCGACCCCGACGGCGACGATGACCACAACTGCGACGGCGACCGCGTCAGCGACGGCAACTGCGACGGCAACTGCGACGCCGTCCGCCACGCCGACGCAGACGCCAGAACCGGGCGGCAAACTGATGCTGAGTCGGCGGTCGATTAAGTTCGGCAAGGTTGCGGTCGGCGGCCAGCCTGCGACGCGCACGCTAAAAATCAAGAATGGCGGGACGGTTACGCTGATGGCCACGGTGCCAAGGTACGGCGCGCCGTTTCCGATGAGCGGAGGACAATTCATGGTCAGTCCGCATGGCTCGACGGCGGTGACGATTCAATTTGTCCCGACCGCGAAGGGCGCCGCGCACGGCATGATCGAGATAACGAGCAGCGACCCGAAGCATCGAACAGTGGAGGTGAAGCTGAGCGGCACGGGAAAGTGA
- a CDS encoding Gp37 family protein, translating to MGVMLDAPCNGVVFTPPTAIDIATIEEAIVNQLRSQINSIEIAHYPDRPETWRLTHRVGAALVMYKGAHYGEMLDTAAIIQERKLEFEVTVMMRDLGWAVGGDPSGPSPGAYAIIEGIRTALTGYRIPGCRRMYPVSEKFVKRDKQGGVWTYASTFALSTVAVEASEPDGFPLFIKGIALEEGGQTSITVGAAAYTFNSNLQVQLPQGNVFAVSITDPGGAVLIQGADFSVDRAGGIVTAIPGGAISAGETVQIAYAYAEQVIATAGQSEPTN from the coding sequence ATGGGCGTCATGCTCGACGCGCCGTGCAACGGCGTGGTCTTCACCCCGCCGACGGCGATCGACATCGCGACGATCGAAGAAGCGATCGTCAATCAGCTGCGTTCGCAAATCAACTCGATCGAAATCGCGCACTATCCGGATCGGCCCGAGACCTGGCGCCTGACCCATCGCGTGGGCGCGGCGTTGGTGATGTACAAGGGCGCGCACTACGGCGAGATGCTCGACACCGCGGCGATAATCCAGGAACGCAAACTCGAGTTCGAGGTCACGGTAATGATGCGCGACCTCGGATGGGCGGTCGGTGGTGACCCGTCGGGGCCGAGTCCCGGCGCGTACGCGATTATCGAGGGCATTCGCACCGCGCTGACCGGATATCGGATTCCGGGCTGCCGCCGGATGTACCCGGTGAGTGAAAAATTCGTAAAGCGCGACAAGCAGGGCGGCGTATGGACGTACGCATCGACGTTCGCTCTCAGCACCGTGGCGGTCGAAGCCTCGGAGCCGGACGGGTTCCCGCTCTTCATCAAGGGCATCGCGCTGGAAGAAGGCGGACAGACTTCCATCACGGTAGGCGCGGCGGCGTACACGTTCAATTCGAACCTGCAGGTTCAGCTTCCCCAGGGCAACGTGTTTGCCGTGAGCATCACGGATCCCGGCGGCGCAGTGCTGATCCAGGGCGCGGATTTCTCGGTCGATCGCGCCGGCGGAATCGTCACCGCGATCCCGGGCGGCGCAATTTCCGCTGGCGAGACGGTGCAGATCGCATACGCATACGCCGAACAGGTTATTGCGACAGCGGGCCAGAGCGAGCCGACTAACTAG
- a CDS encoding Mu-like prophage major head subunit gpT family protein, which yields MEISAANLTALFTGFDVVFQRGFEKPPSYYEQITSVVRSASRQTTYPWLGRTTKFREWLGARVVQALETHEYTIVNRNFEDTVAIDRNDIEDDTYGAYEPIIEQLGWDTKVHPDMLLFAMIKDAVANPADVVGFDQVPFFSASHPVGLMGQSAATAANINSSGSGAYWFLIDASRVIRPFIFQLRREYAVTRMNTVTDEAVFNRREFRYGVDGRANTGVGLWQLAYASNTDLSNPANYAAARAAMRAFKTDAGQPFGALSSSSGAYLLVPPTLEEVARQLLNSEFMAGAGASASVATSNIWRNSADLIVSEFLA from the coding sequence ATGGAAATCAGTGCTGCGAATCTGACCGCATTGTTCACCGGCTTCGACGTCGTCTTCCAGCGCGGGTTCGAGAAGCCGCCGTCATACTACGAACAGATCACCAGCGTGGTGCGTTCGGCGTCGCGCCAGACTACCTATCCGTGGCTCGGCCGCACTACCAAGTTCCGCGAATGGCTGGGCGCTCGCGTTGTGCAGGCGCTCGAAACGCACGAATACACAATAGTCAATCGCAACTTCGAGGATACTGTCGCCATCGATCGCAATGACATCGAGGACGATACCTACGGCGCGTATGAGCCGATCATCGAACAGCTTGGATGGGACACCAAGGTCCATCCGGACATGCTGCTGTTCGCGATGATCAAAGACGCGGTGGCGAATCCAGCCGATGTCGTCGGCTTCGACCAGGTGCCGTTTTTTTCGGCCAGTCATCCGGTCGGCCTGATGGGGCAGAGCGCAGCCACGGCGGCGAATATCAACTCGAGCGGGTCGGGCGCGTACTGGTTCCTGATCGACGCGTCACGCGTGATTCGCCCATTCATCTTTCAGTTGCGGCGCGAATACGCAGTGACGCGAATGAATACCGTCACCGACGAGGCGGTGTTCAACCGGCGCGAGTTCCGTTACGGCGTGGACGGGCGGGCCAACACCGGCGTCGGGCTTTGGCAGTTGGCATACGCCAGCAACACGGACCTGAGCAATCCGGCCAACTACGCAGCCGCGCGTGCCGCGATGAGAGCGTTCAAAACCGATGCGGGGCAGCCGTTTGGCGCGCTGTCGAGCAGCAGCGGCGCGTATCTGCTGGTGCCGCCGACGCTCGAAGAAGTCGCGCGTCAATTGCTGAACTCCGAGTTCATGGCCGGCGCCGGCGCGAGCGCGAGCGTCGCGACCTCGAATATCTGGCGCAACAGCGCCGACCTTATAGTCAGTGAGTTCCTGGCGTAA
- a CDS encoding tail protein X, translated as MTPSGQFILHTTTAGERWDLLAWQYYGDPTDYSPIIMANPSVPIEPVFDAGISIAVPILQKSAVVTADLPPWKMSQTASA; from the coding sequence ATGACTCCGTCTGGACAGTTCATACTTCACACTACGACGGCCGGTGAACGCTGGGACCTGTTAGCCTGGCAATACTATGGCGATCCGACTGACTATTCTCCGATCATAATGGCTAATCCGAGTGTACCGATTGAGCCGGTGTTCGATGCCGGAATATCGATCGCCGTGCCGATTCTGCAAAAGAGCGCGGTGGTCACGGCCGACTTGCCGCCCTGGAAAATGTCTCAGACGGCGAGTGCATGA
- a CDS encoding DUF1320 domain-containing protein gives MSYATAQDVINRYPNRDLVQLTNEDPAATTVNDTPITQDLADASAEIDGYIEGRFTLPLTDPPAVLNRLATDIAMYRLQSLRPLHDLEDARKRYEDAVAMLTKVADGELTLGLSADNQEPPVAAGAVETVQAPDRVFNRGKLKGY, from the coding sequence GTGAGTTACGCGACCGCGCAAGATGTGATCAACCGATACCCTAATCGAGACCTTGTTCAACTGACTAATGAGGACCCGGCCGCGACCACGGTGAATGACACACCGATCACCCAGGATCTGGCCGACGCGTCCGCGGAAATCGACGGATATATCGAAGGGCGCTTCACCCTGCCGCTGACCGATCCCCCGGCGGTGCTCAACCGTCTCGCCACCGATATCGCGATGTACCGGCTGCAATCGCTGCGGCCGTTGCACGACCTTGAAGACGCGCGCAAGCGTTATGAAGACGCGGTCGCGATGCTCACGAAAGTCGCGGACGGCGAGCTCACGCTCGGTCTATCCGCCGACAACCAGGAACCTCCCGTGGCGGCGGGCGCGGTGGAAACCGTGCAGGCGCCGGATCGCGTTTTCAACCGCGGCAAATTGAAGGGCTACTGA
- a CDS encoding phage protease: MEDLITRTGGERETRAGKLIPSFVIDTAGAPASAPAPGEKVTAAPEWIELLPAGVFYGRDGRGPFRLDDPAAVIESTIALQMNAGLPIDYDHATDFGAPEGRPAPAAGWIRELEVRGGAVWGRVEWTARAANSIVAREYRYVSPVFQFDPKDGSVTRLLRAGLTNNPNLHLTAIAASRTAAADAKDERMEFPTQELRELLNLDGDATVAEVVARVRELRAATDAAAPTTGAHAHDPAHYVAIAEFERALTELNALKAERARECAAHTVEEAIRAGKIVPAQREWAIAYCAADTRGFQAFAAKQPSIVGENLGLAGEPPAQQRAGGLNAAELAICSQLGLKHSEFIRRKRGRADFLSLERADADLRNAEIRSAGFRSNQD, encoded by the coding sequence ATGGAAGACCTCATTACACGCACCGGCGGTGAGCGCGAGACGCGGGCGGGCAAACTGATTCCTTCGTTCGTGATCGATACCGCCGGTGCGCCCGCCTCTGCGCCAGCGCCGGGAGAAAAAGTCACGGCGGCGCCCGAATGGATCGAGCTGCTGCCGGCCGGGGTGTTTTACGGGCGCGACGGACGCGGGCCATTTCGGCTTGACGATCCGGCCGCGGTAATCGAGTCGACAATCGCGTTGCAGATGAATGCGGGCCTGCCGATCGACTACGACCATGCCACGGATTTCGGCGCGCCCGAAGGACGGCCCGCTCCGGCGGCCGGATGGATCCGCGAACTCGAGGTGCGTGGCGGCGCGGTCTGGGGGCGTGTGGAGTGGACGGCGCGGGCGGCGAATTCGATCGTGGCGCGCGAGTACCGGTACGTCTCGCCCGTGTTCCAGTTCGATCCGAAAGACGGCAGCGTGACCCGGCTGTTGCGAGCCGGTCTCACCAACAATCCAAACCTTCACCTGACCGCGATCGCGGCGTCGCGCACGGCGGCCGCAGACGCGAAGGACGAACGCATGGAATTTCCAACTCAAGAATTGCGCGAGCTGCTGAACCTCGATGGCGATGCGACGGTCGCCGAAGTCGTCGCAAGGGTGCGCGAGCTGCGGGCGGCCACAGATGCGGCGGCGCCAACCACCGGCGCGCACGCGCACGACCCGGCGCATTATGTGGCGATAGCGGAGTTCGAGCGGGCGCTTACCGAGCTCAACGCGCTCAAGGCCGAGCGCGCGCGCGAGTGCGCCGCGCATACGGTCGAAGAGGCGATTCGCGCGGGCAAAATCGTGCCGGCGCAGCGCGAGTGGGCGATCGCGTACTGCGCCGCGGACACGCGGGGATTCCAGGCGTTCGCCGCCAAGCAGCCGTCGATCGTCGGCGAGAATCTGGGACTGGCGGGAGAGCCGCCAGCGCAGCAGCGAGCGGGCGGGCTTAATGCGGCGGAGCTCGCCATCTGCTCGCAACTCGGCCTCAAGCATTCGGAGTTTATCCGGCGCAAGCGCGGACGCGCGGACTTCCTGAGCCTCGAACGCGCCGACGCCGATCTCCGAAATGCGGAAATCCGCAGCGCCGGCTTTCGCAGCAACCAAGACTAA
- a CDS encoding RNA-binding protein, with protein sequence MGVRLFVGNLSFSLGDGDLRAAFAESGAVERAEIVRDRFDGRSRGFGFVEMTNEDDAAVALRAMNGKELAGRPLRVEAATSQRRPFERNLARA encoded by the coding sequence ATGGGAGTGAGACTATTCGTAGGGAACCTGAGTTTTTCGCTGGGCGACGGCGATTTGCGTGCGGCATTTGCCGAGAGCGGCGCAGTGGAACGAGCCGAGATCGTGCGTGACCGATTCGACGGACGCTCGCGCGGGTTCGGATTTGTCGAGATGACGAATGAAGACGACGCTGCGGTCGCGCTCCGGGCGATGAACGGCAAGGAACTCGCAGGACGTCCGTTGCGAGTCGAGGCCGCGACCTCGCAGCGCCGCCCATTCGAACGTAATCTCGCGCGAGCTTAG
- a CDS encoding phage tail protein, producing MFAALGDIQFEVVGSPEGYESAGAYDFAEQRVIESKPRLQWVGDDLERLKFELMWHSSFTNPAVQLALLRATAAQHLALPLVFGNGGFRGFFVIESIKMKSQQLSAGGAPIAIRVALALKEWIADPQLASGALPIATFSPLGITTASTGIAGSASDGSTPGVSALLSIPSATGTSGPNLEADDVPAAVIVRSAAR from the coding sequence TTGTTCGCAGCATTGGGCGATATTCAGTTCGAGGTGGTTGGCTCTCCGGAAGGCTACGAATCGGCAGGGGCATACGATTTCGCCGAGCAGCGAGTGATTGAAAGCAAACCGCGGCTGCAATGGGTCGGCGACGATCTCGAGCGGCTCAAGTTCGAGCTGATGTGGCACTCGTCATTCACGAATCCCGCCGTGCAGCTGGCGCTATTGCGCGCGACAGCTGCGCAGCATCTCGCGCTGCCGCTGGTATTTGGCAATGGAGGATTCCGCGGGTTCTTTGTGATCGAATCGATCAAAATGAAATCGCAGCAACTGTCGGCGGGCGGTGCGCCGATAGCCATCAGGGTCGCACTCGCACTCAAAGAATGGATAGCTGATCCGCAACTTGCTTCCGGCGCGCTGCCCATTGCGACATTTTCTCCGCTAGGAATAACGACGGCGTCGACCGGAATTGCCGGCAGTGCTTCGGACGGATCCACGCCAGGCGTTTCGGCGTTGCTCAGTATCCCGTCCGCGACCGGCACAAGCGGCCCCAATCTTGAAGCGGACGACGTGCCCGCCGCAGTCATCGTGAGGAGCGCCGCGCGATGA